A portion of the Halalkalicoccus tibetensis genome contains these proteins:
- a CDS encoding FAD-dependent oxidoreductase, translating into MSAETLPRKAGTVIVGAGCVGCSAAYHLAERGREDIVVVDQGPLFETGGSTSHAPGLVFQTTENELMSRLAQYTVDLYGDLDAFADCGGIEVAYTEERWEYLERKREYGRSWGVEGGELLSPDEVADRIPQIDPSTIHGGYHVPGDGKAHAVDASAAMARAAEDRGAAEFYGHTTVTDVETDGGEVRAVVTDDGRIECEEVLVATNIWGPLFGEMVDVDIPLVPCAHQYLVSEPMEELAGASEELEQPILRHQDYSLYFRQHGESYGIGSYDHESLLVDPEDIRAPEEAEEMPSIREFTEEHFYEPTHPDIDKSAYDAARELVPAFEDGGFERAFNGMFSFTPDGMPILGETEGIDGLWWALAVWVTQSGGVGSVVASWMEEGVPRLGNEKVDVSGAHLERFQPHSGSRAFSYARGGQQYREVYQLTHPNEQPVEQRGLRRSPFYERQKELGAQFHESGGWEVPQWYEANEPLLETYDVPERSGWLAEGWSPIQGAEHQAVREGVGIYDLSRYTGIEITGENALEFVQRLFANDLDSEVGQVRYSPMLDHDGGVLADMAVTRLGENRFIATTGGGASATEHARWIREHAPEEGVDIDAHVSDQCGLGVWGPKAREVLQPLTEEDLSNDAFGYFRAKEFYLDSIPVLALRVSYVGELGWELYAPTEYGGRLWDLIWEQGQDHDMVALGNGAFLGSLRLEKGYRLWGTDLTPEHDPYEAGIGFAVDTDTEFIGRDALLEARESGPDREIVPLTLDDSGETVDGGKPILDGEEVVGHVKAADYGYSIDAGIAYGYLPTERAEPGVSLEIEFGGERYPATVAEEPLFDPDREKIIR; encoded by the coding sequence ATGAGCGCCGAGACACTCCCGCGAAAGGCGGGGACCGTCATCGTCGGAGCCGGCTGTGTCGGCTGTAGCGCGGCCTACCACCTCGCCGAACGGGGCCGCGAGGATATCGTCGTCGTCGATCAGGGGCCGCTGTTCGAGACCGGCGGATCGACCTCCCACGCCCCGGGGCTGGTCTTCCAGACGACCGAGAACGAGCTGATGAGCCGGCTCGCACAGTACACCGTCGACCTCTACGGCGACCTCGACGCCTTCGCGGACTGTGGCGGTATCGAGGTCGCCTACACCGAGGAGCGCTGGGAATACCTCGAGCGAAAGCGCGAGTACGGCCGCTCGTGGGGGGTTGAGGGCGGCGAGCTGCTCTCGCCCGACGAGGTCGCCGACCGGATCCCCCAGATCGACCCCTCGACCATCCACGGCGGCTACCACGTCCCCGGCGACGGGAAGGCCCATGCGGTCGACGCCTCCGCGGCAATGGCCCGCGCGGCCGAGGACCGAGGGGCCGCGGAGTTCTACGGCCACACCACCGTCACCGACGTCGAGACCGACGGCGGGGAGGTCCGTGCGGTCGTCACCGACGACGGGCGCATCGAGTGCGAGGAGGTGCTCGTGGCGACGAACATCTGGGGGCCCCTGTTCGGCGAGATGGTCGACGTCGACATTCCCCTCGTTCCCTGCGCCCACCAGTACCTCGTGAGCGAACCCATGGAGGAACTGGCCGGCGCGAGCGAGGAACTCGAACAGCCGATCCTGCGCCACCAGGACTACTCGCTCTACTTCCGCCAGCACGGCGAGTCCTACGGCATCGGTTCGTACGACCACGAATCCTTACTCGTGGATCCCGAGGACATCCGCGCGCCCGAGGAAGCCGAGGAGATGCCCTCGATCCGGGAGTTCACCGAGGAGCATTTTTATGAACCGACCCATCCCGACATCGACAAATCCGCCTACGACGCCGCCCGCGAGCTCGTGCCCGCCTTCGAGGACGGCGGGTTCGAGCGCGCGTTCAACGGGATGTTCTCCTTTACCCCCGACGGCATGCCAATCCTCGGGGAAACCGAGGGTATCGACGGGCTGTGGTGGGCGCTCGCGGTCTGGGTCACCCAGTCTGGCGGGGTCGGCAGCGTGGTCGCCTCGTGGATGGAGGAGGGCGTTCCCCGGCTCGGAAACGAAAAAGTCGACGTCAGCGGCGCGCACCTCGAACGGTTCCAGCCCCACTCGGGCAGTCGAGCCTTCTCCTATGCTCGTGGCGGCCAGCAGTACCGGGAAGTGTATCAGCTGACCCACCCGAACGAGCAGCCCGTCGAGCAACGCGGGCTGCGCCGGAGCCCCTTCTACGAGCGCCAGAAGGAGTTGGGTGCCCAGTTCCACGAATCGGGCGGCTGGGAGGTGCCCCAGTGGTACGAGGCCAATGAACCCCTTCTCGAAACCTACGACGTGCCCGAGCGCTCGGGCTGGCTCGCGGAGGGCTGGTCGCCGATCCAGGGTGCCGAGCACCAGGCAGTTCGAGAAGGCGTCGGGATCTACGACCTCTCGCGCTATACGGGGATCGAGATCACGGGCGAAAACGCGCTCGAGTTCGTCCAGCGGCTGTTCGCGAACGACCTCGACAGCGAGGTCGGCCAGGTGCGCTACAGCCCGATGCTCGATCACGACGGCGGGGTGCTGGCGGACATGGCCGTCACCCGGCTGGGCGAGAACCGATTCATCGCGACCACCGGCGGGGGCGCCTCGGCGACCGAGCACGCCCGCTGGATCCGCGAGCACGCGCCCGAGGAGGGGGTCGACATCGACGCCCACGTCTCGGATCAGTGCGGGCTCGGCGTCTGGGGGCCGAAGGCGAGGGAGGTGCTCCAACCACTCACGGAGGAGGACCTCTCGAACGACGCCTTCGGCTACTTCCGCGCGAAGGAGTTCTACCTCGACTCCATCCCGGTGCTCGCGCTGCGGGTCTCGTACGTCGGTGAACTCGGCTGGGAGCTCTACGCACCCACGGAGTACGGCGGACGGCTCTGGGACCTGATCTGGGAGCAAGGGCAGGACCACGACATGGTCGCGCTGGGCAACGGCGCGTTCCTCGGCTCCCTTCGATTGGAGAAGGGCTACCGGCTCTGGGGGACCGACCTCACGCCCGAGCACGACCCATACGAGGCGGGGATCGGCTTCGCGGTCGATACCGACACCGAGTTCATCGGTCGGGATGCACTGCTGGAGGCAAGGGAGTCGGGCCCCGACCGGGAGATCGTCCCGCTGACGCTCGACGACTCGGGCGAAACCGTCGACGGCGGGAAACCGATCCTCGACGGCGAGGAGGTCGTCGGCCACGTGAAGGCCGCAGATTACGGCTACAGCATCGACGCCGGCATCGCCTACGGCTACCTTCCGACGGAGCGCGCCGAACCCGGCGTCTCGCTCGAGATCGAGTTCGGGGGCGAGCGCTACCCCGCCACGGTCGCCGAGGAGCCGCTGTTCGACCCCGATCGGGAGAAGATCATCCGCTGA
- a CDS encoding universal stress protein gives MYHDILIPTDGSKDARKAVEHGIDLAEAFDATVHALYVVESRLVTIPSGSMRQADERDDWVEYGREITEEVSVEAERRGLSSTTAVESGKAHEEIVEYADRNGIDCIVMGTHGRDGVEDVILGSVAERVVRTANAPVTTVRRSKLE, from the coding sequence ATGTACCACGATATCCTCATCCCGACCGACGGGAGCAAGGACGCGCGCAAGGCGGTCGAACACGGGATCGACCTCGCCGAGGCGTTCGATGCGACGGTCCACGCGCTCTACGTCGTCGAGTCGCGACTGGTGACGATCCCGTCGGGCTCGATGCGCCAGGCCGACGAGCGCGACGACTGGGTCGAGTACGGCCGGGAGATCACCGAGGAGGTCTCGGTCGAGGCCGAGAGGCGAGGGCTCTCGAGCACCACCGCCGTCGAGAGCGGGAAGGCCCACGAGGAGATCGTCGAGTACGCCGACCGGAACGGAATCGACTGCATCGTCATGGGCACCCACGGGCGCGACGGGGTCGAGGACGTCATCCTCGGCAGCGTCGCCGAACGGGTCGTCAGAACGGCCAACGCCCCCGTGACGACCGTCAGACGAAGCAAGCTGGAGTAG
- a CDS encoding BCCT family transporter yields MSQSDGRGAIGRFVDELDVTVFGVGFAIAAVAVVGFLLSPDRTAEVMQGTNEYLWSTFGWAYLLVMFTLVAFVFFLIFSPWGNIKLGGPDEEPEFTFLAYFSMIYSAGIAAGIVFWGPAEAIFYFGDVPPLVGAEAETTGAAVGAIRYTFFHWGVSAWCAYTIMALPIAYYAYRHDAPIRISTVIAPFVGLDNLESPWAKAIDVLAVFATIGGVAATLGFVGSQFLVGIEYTTGTGVTDLGTILVITGLTVAFTISVALGVRKGIRRLSYFNMMLFGLLTILTFLLGPTSYIMSVGTEALGGYINQFIEMSFHTGAATGQEEWVGTWTIFYWAWWFSWTPFVGLFIARISRGRTVRQVAATGVLASTAVTLPWFATMGATSIFLQDAGQADVLGTIEAFGGDEAAAGYPMFEALPVGFEAPLLGSLLMLLFIVLITTFFITSADSSTLALGMLTTGGVEQPSTINRVIWGGFIGALASLLLVTGGTDALQQAAIITGGPFALITLLAVGVMILTFGKHHPLFMREENEAPIPSVEPDVGDGAAVETDGAGEAEDGDD; encoded by the coding sequence ATGAGTCAATCAGACGGGCGGGGAGCGATCGGCCGGTTCGTCGACGAGCTCGACGTCACCGTTTTCGGGGTGGGGTTCGCCATCGCGGCCGTCGCGGTCGTGGGGTTCCTGCTCAGTCCCGATCGAACCGCCGAGGTCATGCAGGGTACCAACGAGTACCTCTGGAGCACCTTCGGCTGGGCCTATCTGCTGGTGATGTTCACCCTGGTCGCGTTCGTCTTCTTCCTGATCTTCAGCCCCTGGGGCAACATCAAGCTCGGCGGGCCCGACGAGGAGCCCGAGTTCACCTTCCTCGCGTACTTCTCGATGATCTATTCGGCGGGGATCGCGGCGGGGATCGTCTTCTGGGGACCCGCGGAGGCCATCTTCTACTTCGGCGACGTGCCGCCGCTGGTCGGCGCCGAGGCCGAAACCACCGGGGCGGCGGTCGGCGCGATCCGATACACGTTCTTCCACTGGGGCGTCTCGGCGTGGTGTGCCTATACGATCATGGCGCTGCCGATCGCCTACTACGCCTACCGCCACGACGCGCCCATCCGCATCTCGACGGTGATCGCGCCGTTCGTCGGGCTCGACAACCTCGAGAGCCCGTGGGCGAAGGCGATCGACGTGCTGGCGGTGTTCGCGACGATCGGCGGGGTCGCCGCGACGCTCGGGTTCGTCGGGAGCCAGTTCCTCGTCGGCATCGAGTACACCACCGGGACGGGCGTCACCGACCTCGGGACGATCCTCGTGATCACGGGGCTGACGGTCGCCTTTACGATCTCGGTCGCCCTCGGCGTACGAAAGGGGATCCGCCGGCTCTCCTACTTCAACATGATGCTGTTCGGGCTGCTCACGATTCTGACCTTCCTTCTGGGCCCGACGAGCTACATCATGAGCGTCGGCACCGAGGCCCTCGGGGGCTACATCAACCAGTTCATCGAGATGAGCTTCCACACGGGCGCGGCGACCGGCCAGGAGGAGTGGGTCGGCACGTGGACGATCTTCTACTGGGCGTGGTGGTTCTCCTGGACGCCGTTCGTCGGGCTGTTCATCGCGCGGATCTCCCGCGGGCGCACCGTCCGCCAGGTCGCGGCGACCGGCGTGCTCGCCTCGACCGCGGTGACCCTGCCGTGGTTCGCGACGATGGGCGCGACCTCCATCTTCCTGCAGGACGCCGGCCAGGCGGACGTCCTCGGGACGATCGAGGCGTTCGGCGGCGACGAGGCCGCGGCGGGCTACCCGATGTTCGAGGCGCTCCCGGTCGGGTTCGAGGCGCCGCTTTTGGGCTCGCTGCTCATGCTGCTGTTCATCGTCCTCATCACGACGTTCTTCATCACCTCGGCGGACTCCTCGACGCTCGCGCTGGGGATGCTGACCACCGGCGGGGTCGAGCAGCCCTCGACGATCAACCGCGTGATCTGGGGCGGGTTCATCGGCGCGCTGGCCTCCCTCCTGTTGGTCACCGGCGGGACCGACGCGCTCCAGCAGGCCGCGATCATCACCGGCGGGCCGTTCGCGCTCATCACGCTGCTGGCCGTCGGCGTGATGATCCTCACGTTCGGCAAACACCACCCGCTGTTCATGCGCGAGGAGAACGAAGCGCCGATCCCGTCGGTCGAACCCGACGTCGGCGACGGCGCGGCGGTCGAGACCGACGGCGCCGGCGAGGCCGAGGACGGGGACGACTGA
- a CDS encoding Gfo/Idh/MocA family oxidoreductase: protein MSQYDIAIIGTGPDPANPTVEGFAMGYRHAEAYREHDQCRIVACADVVPENARAFAEEFGIDDEGIYEGFEAMLAGAEPDVVSVAVPPAIHEPVVVGCARAGVGAIHCEKPIAHTWESAQRLVQTCWRHGVQLTFNRQRRFARPFTEAKRLLDAGEIGELERVTIGWGDFYDLGAHTVDLAGMFNDDRPAEWVIAQLDYREEDVRFGAHQENQMFAQWRYGNGVHGVLSTGAGSGLIDAAFLLRGTEGAIQIDVEDGPMLELERGGSREPVDVAGEDMHMAGTEEGRFGSLFQNRSVAAVIESLETGEESGLSGRIGLNTAEILFGGYESVRRRGRVDLPLDVADNPLEAMVDSGALSPEPVEDED from the coding sequence ATGAGCCAGTACGATATCGCTATCATCGGAACCGGCCCGGACCCGGCGAACCCGACCGTCGAGGGGTTCGCGATGGGCTATCGGCACGCCGAGGCGTATCGGGAGCACGACCAGTGTCGGATCGTCGCGTGTGCCGACGTCGTCCCGGAGAACGCCCGGGCGTTCGCCGAGGAGTTCGGGATCGACGACGAGGGGATCTACGAGGGGTTCGAGGCGATGCTCGCGGGCGCCGAGCCCGACGTCGTCAGCGTGGCCGTCCCGCCCGCGATCCACGAGCCGGTCGTCGTCGGCTGCGCCCGCGCCGGCGTGGGGGCGATCCACTGCGAGAAGCCGATCGCCCACACCTGGGAGAGCGCCCAGCGGCTCGTCCAGACCTGCTGGCGCCACGGCGTCCAGCTCACCTTCAACCGTCAGCGCCGGTTCGCCCGCCCCTTCACCGAGGCCAAACGCCTCCTCGATGCCGGCGAGATCGGCGAGCTCGAGCGCGTGACGATCGGCTGGGGCGACTTCTACGATCTGGGCGCCCACACCGTCGACCTCGCGGGGATGTTCAACGACGACCGGCCCGCCGAGTGGGTCATCGCCCAACTGGACTACCGCGAGGAGGACGTCCGCTTCGGCGCCCACCAGGAGAACCAGATGTTCGCCCAGTGGCGCTACGGCAACGGCGTTCATGGCGTCCTCTCGACGGGAGCCGGAAGCGGCCTGATCGACGCCGCGTTCCTGCTGCGGGGGACCGAGGGCGCGATCCAGATCGACGTCGAGGACGGCCCGATGCTCGAGCTCGAACGCGGGGGGAGCCGCGAGCCGGTCGACGTCGCTGGCGAGGACATGCATATGGCCGGCACCGAGGAGGGACGCTTCGGCTCACTGTTCCAGAACCGATCGGTCGCCGCCGTGATCGAGAGCCTGGAGACCGGCGAGGAGTCGGGCCTGAGCGGCCGGATCGGTCTCAACACCGCCGAGATCCTCTTCGGCGGCTACGAGTCGGTTCGCCGGCGCGGCCGGGTCGATCTCCCGCTCGACGTCGCCGACAACCCGCTCGAGGCGATGGTCGACTCGGGCGCGCTCTCGCCCGAACCGGTCGAGGACGAGGACTGA
- a CDS encoding mannonate dehydratase, which yields MVELSLVLPPEPDRRWELAKQMGVTSAVLHSLEIGDGKRFWSYDELSRLKNWFEGAGIDLDVVEGSVPLTDVTRFGLEGRDEEIAAFKRFLRDAGRLGIPVVCYDWMGGIRWARTDVHVEARGGSLTTAFDAAKTGDGPPPEGIDVTREELWGNLEHFLREVVPVAEEAGVKLGLHPDDPPRESVRGIPRIVNGVEAYERVLDVVDSEHNGVTFCQGNFAAMGVDVPETIRHFGERINFVHFRDVEGTADSFVETWHDDGPTDMLAAMRAYREVGFEGPMRPDHVPTMAGEQNTKPGYETKGRLFAIGYMTGLLERSRSDPK from the coding sequence ATGGTCGAACTATCGCTCGTCCTCCCGCCGGAGCCTGATCGGCGGTGGGAGCTGGCGAAACAGATGGGAGTCACCAGCGCGGTGCTCCACTCGCTCGAGATCGGCGATGGAAAGCGGTTCTGGAGCTACGACGAGCTATCGAGGCTGAAGAACTGGTTCGAGGGCGCGGGGATCGACCTCGACGTCGTCGAGGGCAGCGTTCCCCTTACTGACGTCACGCGGTTCGGCCTCGAGGGACGCGACGAGGAGATCGCGGCGTTCAAGCGGTTCCTCCGGGACGCCGGTCGCCTCGGGATCCCCGTCGTCTGTTACGACTGGATGGGCGGGATCCGATGGGCGCGAACCGACGTCCACGTCGAGGCCCGCGGCGGGTCGCTGACCACCGCGTTCGACGCCGCGAAGACGGGCGACGGCCCCCCGCCGGAGGGCATCGATGTCACCCGCGAGGAGCTCTGGGGGAACCTCGAGCACTTCCTCCGGGAGGTGGTCCCCGTCGCCGAGGAGGCCGGCGTCAAGCTCGGGCTCCACCCCGACGACCCGCCGCGCGAGTCGGTCCGGGGGATCCCGCGGATCGTCAACGGCGTCGAGGCCTACGAGCGGGTGCTCGACGTCGTCGACAGCGAGCACAACGGCGTGACCTTCTGTCAGGGCAACTTCGCGGCGATGGGCGTCGACGTCCCCGAGACGATCCGCCACTTCGGCGAGAGGATCAATTTCGTCCACTTCCGCGACGTCGAGGGGACGGCCGATAGCTTCGTCGAGACCTGGCACGACGACGGCCCGACCGACATGCTCGCGGCGATGCGGGCCTATCGGGAGGTCGGCTTCGAGGGGCCGATGCGCCCGGACCACGTCCCGACGATGGCCGGCGAACAGAACACCAAGCCCGGCTACGAGACGAAGGGTCGACTGTTCGCCATCGGCTACATGACGGGGCTGCTCGAACGATCGCGGTCGGACCCGAAGTAG
- the solA gene encoding N-methyl-L-tryptophan oxidase, with product MATHYDDIVIGVGGMGSATSYRLAQRGRDVLGLERYDVPHAMGSSHGVSRIIRLAYYEHPSYVPLIRRAYELWDEVQTRHGEQLLFETGSIDAAPEDDPLFRGSLRSCEEYDIDHEVLSGTEINERYPGYDLPEDHMAVYQPNGGYVLSERAIVAHVTQAQREGARIQARERATGWEPEGDGVRVTTDRGEYTADDLVIASGAWAGKHIDALDGIAVPQRQVLAWLQPREPERFMPRNFPVWNLQVEEGRFYGLPIVKVPGFKFGRYMHREEDVDPDAMNRDPEPEDEWLLREFAENHFPQGTGPTMQLATCMFTNTPDEHFVIDRHHEHPQVVFGAGFSGHGYKFASVIGEVLADLASEGHTDHPIDFLSLDRFD from the coding sequence ATGGCGACTCACTACGACGACATCGTTATCGGCGTCGGCGGTATGGGCAGCGCGACCAGCTACCGGCTCGCACAGCGCGGCCGGGACGTCCTCGGGCTCGAACGCTACGACGTCCCCCACGCGATGGGTTCCTCGCACGGGGTCTCGCGGATCATCCGGCTCGCGTACTACGAACACCCCTCGTACGTTCCGCTGATCCGCCGGGCCTACGAGCTCTGGGACGAGGTCCAGACCCGCCACGGCGAGCAGCTGCTGTTCGAGACGGGCTCGATCGACGCCGCTCCTGAGGACGACCCGCTCTTTCGGGGGTCGCTTCGCTCCTGCGAGGAGTACGACATCGACCACGAGGTGCTCTCGGGTACCGAGATCAACGAGCGGTATCCGGGCTACGACCTTCCGGAGGATCACATGGCGGTCTACCAGCCCAACGGCGGCTACGTCCTCTCCGAGCGGGCGATCGTCGCCCACGTCACGCAGGCCCAGCGCGAGGGCGCGCGGATCCAAGCCCGCGAGCGCGCCACGGGCTGGGAGCCCGAGGGCGATGGGGTGCGTGTCACGACCGACCGCGGGGAGTACACTGCCGACGATCTCGTGATCGCCTCGGGCGCGTGGGCGGGCAAACATATCGACGCCCTCGACGGGATCGCGGTTCCCCAACGCCAGGTGCTCGCCTGGCTCCAGCCCCGGGAGCCCGAGCGGTTCATGCCCCGGAACTTCCCAGTCTGGAACCTCCAGGTCGAGGAGGGCCGGTTCTACGGGCTGCCGATCGTCAAGGTGCCGGGGTTCAAGTTCGGCCGATACATGCATCGCGAGGAGGACGTCGACCCCGACGCGATGAACCGCGATCCGGAACCCGAGGACGAGTGGCTCCTCCGGGAGTTCGCGGAGAACCACTTCCCGCAGGGGACGGGTCCGACGATGCAGCTGGCGACCTGCATGTTCACGAACACCCCCGACGAACACTTCGTCATCGACCGGCACCACGAGCACCCGCAGGTCGTCTTCGGCGCCGGGTTCTCGGGCCACGGCTACAAGTTCGCGAGCGTCATCGGCGAGGTCCTCGCGGACCTGGCGAGCGAGGGCCACACCGACCACCCGATCGACTTCCTCTCGCTCGACCGGTTCGATTGA
- a CDS encoding NAD-dependent epimerase/dehydratase family protein, protein MRVLIIGGTGLISTAITRELVAAGHSVVCFTRGESDADVPDSVEFVHGDRNDRDRLRELQALDADCVIDMVCFTPEQAEEAVSAFEGAIEQYVFCSTVDVYHRPPERNPVTENAAREPAVSEYGARKAAAEDVLLEAHGEAFESTVIRPWSTYGEGGPVLHTLGTGTYYIDRIRKGKPIVVHGDGSSLWGPCHREDVARAFVNAVGNPAAYGEAYHVTSEEVISWNQYHRRVARALDAPDPELVHVPTEQLVAAVPDRTGMLEDHFRYSTVFDNAKARRDLDFEYTIPFEEGVRRTVEWLEANGKIEPWDSEDDDALIAAWREASAGFEAAAGRE, encoded by the coding sequence ATGCGCGTACTCATCATCGGCGGGACGGGGCTCATCAGCACGGCGATCACCCGGGAGCTCGTCGCCGCGGGCCATAGCGTCGTCTGTTTCACCCGCGGCGAGTCCGACGCCGACGTTCCCGACTCCGTCGAGTTCGTCCACGGCGACCGCAACGACCGCGACCGGCTCCGGGAGCTCCAAGCGCTCGACGCTGACTGCGTGATCGACATGGTCTGTTTCACCCCCGAGCAGGCCGAGGAGGCGGTCTCGGCGTTCGAGGGCGCGATCGAGCAGTACGTCTTCTGCTCGACGGTCGACGTCTACCATCGCCCGCCCGAGCGAAATCCCGTTACGGAGAACGCCGCCCGCGAGCCCGCGGTCAGCGAGTACGGCGCGAGGAAGGCCGCCGCCGAGGACGTCCTCCTCGAGGCCCACGGCGAGGCCTTCGAGAGCACGGTCATCCGACCCTGGAGCACCTACGGCGAGGGCGGGCCCGTGCTCCACACGCTCGGGACCGGGACCTACTACATAGATCGCATCAGAAAGGGAAAGCCGATCGTCGTCCACGGCGACGGCTCCTCGCTGTGGGGGCCCTGCCACCGCGAGGACGTCGCCCGGGCGTTCGTGAACGCCGTCGGCAACCCCGCCGCCTACGGCGAGGCCTACCACGTCACCAGCGAGGAGGTCATCAGCTGGAACCAGTACCACCGCCGGGTCGCCCGCGCGCTCGACGCGCCCGACCCGGAGCTCGTCCACGTCCCGACCGAGCAGCTCGTCGCCGCCGTCCCCGACCGAACGGGGATGCTCGAGGATCACTTCCGGTACAGCACCGTCTTCGACAACGCGAAGGCACGGCGGGATCTGGACTTCGAGTACACGATCCCCTTCGAGGAGGGGGTTCGCCGGACCGTCGAGTGGCTCGAGGCGAACGGAAAAATCGAGCCGTGGGACAGCGAGGACGACGACGCGCTGATCGCCGCCTGGCGCGAGGCGAGCGCGGGGTTCGAGGCGGCCGCCGGCCGGGAGTAA
- the ilvA gene encoding threonine ammonia-lyase codes for MVGVSFADIEAAGDRLDDESVVKRTPVERSTSLGGMVDADVRLKMEHLQWTGSFKTRGAYNKLAREAGEGRIEHAVAASAGNHAQGVALAATTLGIDSTIVMPKTAPQTKIDATRGYGATVELRGTDFREAMAHAKELANDGDSTFVHAYDDPDIVAGQGTLGVEMVEDCPDVDTVVVPIGGGGLISGISLAFAELAPDVRVVGVQAEEAATVPESLDKGVPQTLDSVDTIADGIATGGVSELTLGIIEEHVDRVITVSDGQIARAVLLLLERAKQLVEGAGAAGVAAMLSDELDVRGETVMPLLCGGNLDMTMLQTVLVHALTDRQQLLHLRVRIDDVPGRMAELSTLISEHDANIRTVRHERSVADLDVGEAYLVFRIETSGAEHSRSITESITDRGYDVAIVNRT; via the coding sequence ATGGTGGGTGTCAGCTTCGCGGACATCGAGGCCGCCGGGGACCGACTCGACGACGAGAGCGTCGTCAAGCGCACGCCCGTCGAGCGAAGCACGTCGTTGGGCGGGATGGTCGACGCCGACGTCCGCCTGAAGATGGAGCACCTCCAGTGGACGGGCTCGTTCAAGACCCGCGGCGCGTACAACAAGCTCGCCCGCGAGGCCGGCGAGGGACGGATCGAACACGCGGTCGCCGCGAGCGCGGGCAACCACGCCCAGGGGGTCGCGCTGGCGGCCACAACGTTGGGAATCGACTCGACGATCGTCATGCCGAAGACCGCCCCCCAGACGAAGATCGACGCCACTCGAGGGTATGGCGCGACCGTCGAGCTCCGCGGGACGGACTTCCGGGAAGCGATGGCTCACGCGAAGGAGCTCGCCAACGACGGCGATTCGACGTTCGTCCACGCCTACGACGACCCCGACATCGTCGCCGGGCAAGGTACTCTAGGAGTCGAGATGGTCGAGGACTGTCCCGACGTCGACACCGTCGTCGTCCCCATCGGCGGCGGCGGGCTGATCAGTGGGATCTCGCTGGCGTTCGCGGAGCTCGCGCCCGACGTCCGGGTCGTCGGCGTTCAGGCCGAGGAAGCCGCGACCGTCCCCGAGAGCCTCGATAAGGGTGTCCCACAGACGCTCGATTCGGTCGACACCATCGCCGACGGGATCGCCACGGGCGGCGTCTCCGAACTCACCCTCGGGATCATCGAGGAGCACGTCGACCGGGTGATCACCGTCTCCGACGGCCAGATCGCGCGTGCAGTCCTGCTGTTGCTCGAGCGCGCGAAACAGCTCGTCGAGGGCGCGGGCGCCGCGGGGGTCGCGGCAATGCTCTCGGACGAACTCGACGTGCGCGGCGAGACCGTGATGCCGCTTCTGTGTGGCGGGAACCTCGATATGACGATGCTCCAGACGGTGCTCGTCCACGCGCTGACCGATCGCCAGCAGCTGCTGCACCTCCGGGTACGGATCGACGACGTGCCCGGGCGCATGGCCGAGCTCTCGACGCTGATCTCCGAGCACGACGCCAACATCCGGACGGTGCGTCACGAGCGCTCCGTCGCGGACCTCGACGTCGGCGAGGCCTACCTCGTCTTTCGGATCGAGACCAGCGGCGCCGAGCACTCCCGGTCCATCACCGAATCGATCACCGACCGCGGCTACGACGTCGCGATCGTGAACCGCACGTAG
- a CDS encoding IclR family transcriptional regulator, with translation MTTDHVQDGVKTTERSLALVGFIQRRDGATLSELVTELGLAKSTVHKHLSTLESHGYLVKEGEQYHIGLKFHHHGEYARLRKRGYRLAGRTVRDLAERTDEEADFVVENDGRTITIYESYHPQNSYRDDLFDTTSDLSHSGTYYHMHCTAGGKALLAALPDERVEAILDRWGLPERTENTITDRETLFEELSRTRERGYAVADEEYVDGLCAVGVAVRNPDGSILGGLAMSVPTYRRGSEGFESEAPRIVLEAGRELEEALAEPADSEPIV, from the coding sequence ATGACAACGGATCACGTTCAGGACGGGGTGAAGACGACCGAGCGCTCGCTCGCGCTGGTCGGCTTCATCCAGCGTCGGGACGGGGCGACCCTCTCGGAACTCGTCACGGAGCTCGGGCTCGCGAAGAGCACCGTCCACAAGCACCTCTCGACCCTCGAGAGCCACGGCTACCTCGTCAAGGAGGGCGAGCAGTACCACATCGGGCTGAAGTTCCACCACCACGGCGAGTACGCCCGCCTCCGAAAACGTGGCTATCGCCTCGCCGGGCGGACGGTTCGCGACCTCGCCGAACGGACGGACGAGGAGGCGGACTTCGTCGTCGAGAACGACGGGCGGACGATCACGATCTACGAGTCCTACCACCCCCAGAACAGCTACCGGGACGACCTATTCGACACTACCAGCGACCTCTCGCACTCGGGGACCTACTACCACATGCACTGTACGGCCGGCGGGAAGGCCCTGCTCGCGGCGCTGCCCGACGAGCGCGTCGAGGCGATCCTCGACCGATGGGGGCTTCCCGAGCGGACGGAGAACACGATCACCGACCGCGAGACCCTCTTCGAGGAACTCTCGCGCACGCGTGAGCGCGGGTACGCCGTCGCCGACGAGGAGTACGTCGACGGGCTGTGTGCGGTCGGCGTCGCCGTCAGGAACCCGGACGGCTCGATCCTCGGCGGGCTGGCGATGTCGGTCCCGACCTACCGCCGTGGGAGCGAGGGGTTCGAGTCCGAGGCGCCGCGGATCGTCCTCGAAGCCGGCCGAGAGCTCGAGGAGGCCCTCGCGGAACCGGCGGACTCCGAGCCGATCGTGTGA